Below is a window of Gemmatimonadales bacterium DNA.
CTGGACGCGATCGTCACGCTGGCGGAGCAGTACGACGCGATGGTGTGCGTGGACGACTCGCACGCCACCGGCTTCATCGGGAAGACGGGGCGGGGGACGCACGAGCACTGCGGCGTGGTGGGCAAGATCGACGTCATCACCACCACGCTCGGCAAGGCGATGGGCGGCGCGTCGGGCGGGTGCGTGAGCGGGCGCACCGAGCTGGTCGAGATGTGCCGCCAGCGGGCGCGGCCCTACCTGTTCTCCAACGCCGTGGCGCCGGTGATCGTCGCGGGCGCCATCAAGGTGCTCGACATCCTGTGCCAGTCCACCGAGCGGCGCGACAAGCTGGAGTGGAACGCCGCCTACTGGCGCAAGCTCCTCGTGGACGCCGGCTTCGACGTGAAGAAGGGCGACAGCCCGATCGTGCCGGTGATGCTGTACAACGCCAAGCTCGCGCAGGACGTGGCGCGCGACCTCCTGGCGGAGGGCATCTACGTCGTGGGCTTCTTCTTCCCGGTCGTGCCCAAGGGCCAGGCGCGCATCCGCACCCAGCTCTCGGCGGCGCACGAGAAGGCGCACCTCGACCGCGCGATCGAGGCGTTCGTGAAGGTGGGCCGGAAGTACGACATCCTCGGCAAGGACAAGAACGCCATCATCCAGCAGTACGGCCTGTGAGGCGCCCATGACCACGAAGGCGGCGGCGAAGTGGGAGCAGGTGCGGGACCGGCTGGAGCTGGAAGGCTGGACGGTGAAGTGCACCCGCGTGTACCTGGCCGAGGCGCGGCGTGCGGGTCACATCGAGCAGGCGACCGGCACCACCGAGGACGAGGCGTTCGGCCAGTTGTGCCAGATGACGCTGCAGGACTCGGTCGACGGCTGTCCCTAGAGGCTGGCCAACAGATCGGAGTTCGTCTTCGAACGCCGCATCAGCGCCAGCAGCATCTCGACGGCCTGGGCGGGAGGCAGCCCCGCGAGCCGCCGCCTGAGCGCCAGGCGCCCCGCCACCTCGGCGGGTTCGCCGAGCAGCTCCTCGCGCCGGGTCCCGCTCGCCGGGATGTCCACCGCGGGATAGAGCCGCCGGTCCGCCAGCTCGCGGGAGAGCCTGAGCTCGGCGTTGCCGGTCCCCTTGAATTCCTCGAAGATCACGTCGTCCATCCGGCTCCCGGTCTGGTCGAGCGCCGTGGCGATCACGGTGAGCGACCCGCCGTCGGGGACGGCGCGGGCCGCCCCGAACAGGGCCTTGGGTTTGGCGAGCGCGGCGGCGTCGAGCCCGCCGGTCATGGTGCGGCCGATCGAGCGCCCCGCGGTGTTGTGCGAGCGCGCCAGGCGCGTCAGGGAGTCGAGCACGATCACGACGTCGCGCCCGATCTCCACCTGGCGCCGGGCGTGCTCGAACACCATCTCGGCCACGGCGACGTGCCGTGCGTGCGGCAGGTCGAAGCTCGAGGCGATGACCTCCCCGCGGCCCCAATCCACCAGCTCGCTCACCTCCTCGGGCCGCTCGTCAATGAGGAGCAGCAGCAGCTCGGCGTCCGGATGCCCCAGCGCCACGCCCTCCGCCACCGCCTGGAGCATGACCGTCTTGCCGGCC
It encodes the following:
- the rho gene encoding transcription termination factor Rho, producing MPSITGWYDPTPRGGALRLAAHGYLPATSDPGLRLPGLRRGDLVVLEDGRVRSVNGLPPENLEARPEFTSLGAVHPARLLRLETERASSARTADIQRAVDLVCPFGLGQRALIVSPPKAGKTVMLQAVAEGVALGHPDAELLLLLIDERPEEVSELVDWGRGEVIASSFDLPHARHVAVAEMVFEHARRQVEIGRDVVIVLDSLTRLARSHNTAGRSIGRTMTGGLDAAALAKPKALFGAARAVPDGGSLTVIATALDQTGSRMDDVIFEEFKGTGNAELRLSRELADRRLYPAVDIPASGTRREELLGEPAEVAGRLALRRRLAGLPPAQAVEMLLALMRRSKTNSDLLASL
- the kbl gene encoding glycine C-acetyltransferase, with product MAYGTKAREWYQSELAGIKDAGLLKEERYIRSRQDAEIDVEFPAGSKPRHVINLCANNYLGLSSHPEVVEAARRGLDARGYGMSSVRFICGTQDIHRDLERRLTAFLGTEDTLLFPSCMDANAGVFEAILGEQDVTIADRLIHASLVDGIRLCKATQDSFKHSDMGHLEEKLQEHQDKRFRMIVTDGVFSMDGDLAKLDAIVTLAEQYDAMVCVDDSHATGFIGKTGRGTHEHCGVVGKIDVITTTLGKAMGGASGGCVSGRTELVEMCRQRARPYLFSNAVAPVIVAGAIKVLDILCQSTERRDKLEWNAAYWRKLLVDAGFDVKKGDSPIVPVMLYNAKLAQDVARDLLAEGIYVVGFFFPVVPKGQARIRTQLSAAHEKAHLDRAIEAFVKVGRKYDILGKDKNAIIQQYGL